Proteins from a single region of Nomascus leucogenys isolate Asia chromosome 21, Asia_NLE_v1, whole genome shotgun sequence:
- the TRH gene encoding thyrotropin releasing hormone, translating into MPGPWLLLALALTLNLTGVPGGRAQPEVAQQEAVTAAERPGLDDFLRQVERLLFLRENIQRLQGDQGEHSASQILQSDWLSKRQHPGKREEEEEEGVEEEEEEEAGAVGPHKRQHPGRREDEASWSVDVTQHKRQHPGWRSPWLGYAVLKRQHPGRRLADPKAQRSWEEEEEEEEREEDLMPEKRQHPGKRALGGPCGPQGACGQAGLLLGLLDDLSRSQGAEEKRQHPGRRAAWVREPLEE; encoded by the exons ATGCCCGGCCCTTGGTTGCTGCTCGCCCTGGCTTTGACCCTGAACCTGACCGGTGTCCCCGGCGGCCGTGCTCAGCCAGAGGTGGCCCAGCAGGAGGCAGTGACAGCCGCGGAGCGTCCGGGCCTGGATGACTTCCTGCGCCAGGTGGAGCGCCTCCTCTTCCTCCGGGAAAACATCCAGCGGCTGCAAGGTGACCAGGGTGAGCACTCCG CATCCCAGATCCTTCAATCTGACTGGCTCTCCAAACGTCAGCATCCAGgcaaaagagaggaggaggaggaagagggagttgaagaagaggaagaggaagaagcgGGGGCTGTGGGACCCCACAAACGGCAGCACCCTGGCCGACGAGAAGATGAGGCTTCATGGTCAGTCGATGTAACCCAGCACAAGCGGCAGCATCCTGGCTGGCGCTCCCCCTGGCTTGGGTATGCTGTCCTGAAGCGGCAGCACCCAGGCAGAAGGCTGGCAGATCCCAAGGCTCAAAGGAgctgggaagaagaggaggaggaggaagagagagaggaagacctGATGCCTGAGAAACGCCAGCATCCGGGCAAGAGGGCCCTGGGAGGCCCCTGTGGGCCCCAGGGAGCCTGTGGTCAAGCGGGCCTCCTGCTGGGGCTCCTGGATGACCTGAGCAGGAGCCAGGGAGCTGAGGAAAAGCGGCAGCACCCTGGTCGGCGGGCAGCCTGGGTCAGGGAGCCCCTGGAGGAGTGA